In a single window of the Carnobacterium gallinarum DSM 4847 genome:
- a CDS encoding universal stress protein, translating into MTNYKRILVAVDGSVESDVALKKAIETAKRNESVLEILQVIDDDKNVYGHFGGQYGALIDHAKEVAEQEMVKRLEFATFENDLHVETTILVGNPKRLIVDYREEEKDVDLLLVGATGKDALEKVLLGSVTSFILTHAYCDVLVVRS; encoded by the coding sequence ATGACAAATTATAAACGTATTTTAGTAGCAGTTGATGGTTCTGTTGAATCAGATGTAGCCTTGAAGAAAGCCATTGAAACAGCAAAAAGAAACGAGTCTGTTTTAGAAATCTTGCAAGTTATTGATGACGATAAAAATGTTTATGGTCACTTTGGAGGGCAATACGGAGCTTTGATTGATCATGCGAAAGAAGTTGCAGAGCAAGAAATGGTAAAACGTTTGGAATTTGCTACATTTGAAAATGATTTGCATGTTGAAACAACTATTTTAGTTGGCAATCCGAAACGTTTAATTGTTGATTATCGTGAGGAAGAAAAAGATGTGGATTTATTATTAGTTGGTGCAACGGGTAAAGATGCCTTGGAAAAAGTACTGTTAGGCTCAGTCACAAGTTTTATCTTAACTCATGCATACTGTGATGTTTTAGTTGTTAGAAGTTAA
- a CDS encoding ImmA/IrrE family metallo-endopeptidase codes for MNYEQLLNYVSEEFQVYEVPLIEQTGSYGFFINGKILIEENQSEIEKKCILAEEYGHGKKNSGNILDQQITVNRKQELLARKYAHELLIPLKNLVKAKIFGCSNLFELADYLEVTEDFLSEALAQYKLQYGEEVIVDDYKITFEPFIEIALLKENSATV; via the coding sequence TTGAATTATGAACAACTTCTAAATTATGTTTCAGAAGAATTTCAAGTATACGAAGTTCCTCTAATTGAGCAAACTGGAAGCTATGGTTTTTTTATTAATGGAAAAATTCTAATCGAAGAAAATCAAAGTGAAATTGAAAAAAAGTGTATTTTAGCTGAAGAATATGGTCATGGTAAAAAAAATAGTGGCAATATCTTAGATCAACAAATTACAGTAAATCGGAAACAAGAACTACTTGCTAGAAAATATGCCCATGAGCTGCTTATTCCTTTAAAGAACTTAGTTAAAGCCAAAATATTTGGTTGCAGTAATTTATTTGAACTAGCTGATTATTTAGAAGTTACAGAAGATTTTCTTTCTGAGGCCTTAGCTCAATATAAATTACAATATGGCGAAGAAGTCATTGTCGATGACTACAAAATTACATTTGAACCATTTATTGAAATTGCATTATTAAAAGAAAATTCAGCAACTGTCTAA